The following are from one region of the Edwardsiella tarda ATCC 15947 = NBRC 105688 genome:
- the sppA gene encoding signal peptide peptidase SppA, giving the protein MRVLWRYIAGLFRWCWRILNFIREFILNLFLLLLILVGVGIYLQLQDKPAAPASKGALLVDLNGVVVDNPTLNNKFGQLGRELLGMRGNTLQENSLFDLVDTLRQAKDDANITGLVLSLNNFVGADQPSLRYLGKALSEFRASGKPIIAVGESYSQAQYFLASYADKIYLSPQGSVALQGMATNNLYYKSLLDKLDVSTHIFRVGTYKSAVEPLMRDQMSPQARSADSQWLNGMWDNYLTTVAANRHLSVQQLFPGADQLIKGLQATGGDMAQYAVLHRWVDGLASRTEAEGILAKQFGWDAQARNYRHISLYDYPLKAPKSGKGQIAVIFASGAIIDGEATPGSVGGDTTANQIRQARLDPAIRAIILRVNSPGGSVTASEEIRSELAAARSAGKPVVVSMGGLAASGGYWISTPANYIIASPTTLTGSIGIFGVINTFEKPLNKLGVYTDGVATSSLADTALTKALPQSVSDLMQLTIANGYQRFINLVAEARHKTPEQVDQIAQGRVWLGIDAKANGLVDQLGDFDDAVTKAAQLAGIKQPRLQWYVDTPSVGEMLLSQLTGSVQASLPQALQGVVPASLLQLSRQIAAQSDWVASLNDPQQRYALCLTCSEIR; this is encoded by the coding sequence ATGCGCGTGTTATGGCGCTACATCGCCGGACTGTTCCGCTGGTGTTGGCGGATCCTCAACTTTATCCGCGAATTTATCCTGAACCTGTTCCTTCTCCTGCTGATCCTGGTCGGGGTCGGCATTTATTTACAACTGCAAGACAAGCCCGCCGCCCCCGCCAGTAAGGGTGCGCTACTGGTCGATCTCAATGGCGTGGTGGTCGACAATCCGACCCTGAACAACAAGTTCGGCCAGTTGGGACGCGAATTGTTGGGGATGCGTGGCAATACCCTGCAAGAAAACTCGCTGTTCGATCTGGTAGATACCCTGCGTCAGGCCAAGGACGATGCCAATATCACCGGGCTGGTGCTCTCCCTGAATAACTTCGTCGGTGCCGATCAGCCGTCGCTGCGTTACCTCGGCAAGGCCTTAAGCGAGTTCCGCGCCAGCGGCAAGCCGATCATTGCGGTAGGCGAAAGCTACAGCCAGGCGCAATACTTCCTGGCCAGCTATGCCGACAAGATCTACCTGTCGCCGCAAGGTAGCGTCGCCCTACAGGGGATGGCGACCAATAATCTCTACTATAAGAGTCTGTTGGATAAACTGGACGTCAGCACCCACATCTTCCGGGTCGGCACCTACAAGTCGGCGGTCGAACCGCTGATGCGTGACCAGATGTCGCCGCAGGCGCGTAGCGCCGACAGCCAGTGGTTGAACGGTATGTGGGATAATTACCTCACCACCGTCGCCGCCAACCGCCACCTCTCGGTGCAGCAGCTCTTCCCCGGCGCCGATCAGCTCATCAAGGGGCTGCAGGCCACCGGCGGCGACATGGCACAATACGCCGTGCTGCATCGCTGGGTCGATGGACTCGCGTCGCGCACCGAAGCCGAAGGGATCCTGGCGAAACAGTTTGGCTGGGACGCCCAGGCGCGCAATTATCGCCATATCAGCCTGTATGACTACCCGCTGAAAGCGCCGAAGTCCGGCAAGGGGCAGATCGCGGTGATCTTCGCCAGCGGCGCGATCATCGATGGCGAAGCGACGCCGGGCAGCGTCGGCGGCGATACCACCGCCAACCAGATCCGCCAGGCTCGTCTCGATCCGGCGATCCGGGCGATCATTCTGCGCGTCAACAGCCCTGGCGGCAGCGTCACCGCCTCCGAGGAGATCCGCAGCGAACTGGCCGCCGCCCGGAGTGCCGGTAAGCCGGTGGTCGTCTCCATGGGCGGCCTGGCAGCCTCCGGTGGCTACTGGATCTCGACCCCGGCTAACTACATCATCGCCAGCCCGACGACCCTCACCGGTTCGATCGGCATCTTCGGGGTGATCAACACCTTCGAGAAACCGCTGAACAAGTTGGGGGTTTACACCGATGGCGTCGCCACCTCATCGCTGGCCGACACCGCCCTCACCAAGGCGCTGCCACAAAGCGTCAGCGATCTGATGCAGCTGACCATTGCCAACGGCTATCAACGCTTCATCAATCTGGTGGCTGAAGCCCGCCACAAGACACCGGAGCAGGTCGATCAGATCGCCCAGGGCCGTGTCTGGCTCGGCATCGACGCCAAGGCCAATGGCCTGGTCGATCAGTTGGGTGACTTCGACGATGCCGTCACCAAGGCCGCGCAATTGGCCGGGATCAAGCAACCGCGCTTGCAGTGGTATGTCGATACACCGAGCGTCGGCGAGATGCTACTCAGCCAGTTAACCGGTTCGGTGCAGGCGTCGTTACCGCAGGCCTTGCAGGGCGTGGTACCCGCCTCGTTGCTCCAACTGTCGCGCCAGATCGCGGCGCAGAGCGACTGGGTTGCCTCGCTCAACGATCCCCAGCAGCGCTATGCGCTCTGCCTGACCTGTAGCGAAATTCGCTAG
- a CDS encoding molecular chaperone, producing MSVIRCFTTLAVLWALLSSAHASVQINGTRVIYNADARDVSVQLTNSGKYPVLVQSWLDDGDPDTLPEKASAPFALTPPLARLREGGGQTLRLAFIATQTPPADRESVWWLNVLEIPPESDKGGNELQLQLAFRSRIKLFYRPAGLNAEQANKAVRQLRWRSAGNTLTLHNPTPYFVSLTRVSISGGPKSLTLEADMVSPYGEFSLDLPAGRTLNGQEKVVVGYVNDYGAFNSQPIQHQ from the coding sequence ATGAGCGTGATACGTTGTTTTACCACTCTAGCCGTACTCTGGGCGTTGCTGTCATCAGCCCACGCCAGCGTGCAGATCAATGGTACCCGGGTGATCTATAACGCCGATGCCCGTGATGTGAGCGTGCAACTGACCAACAGCGGCAAGTACCCGGTGTTGGTTCAATCCTGGCTGGACGATGGTGATCCCGATACGTTACCGGAGAAGGCGTCGGCGCCGTTCGCCTTAACCCCACCGTTGGCGCGTCTGCGAGAGGGGGGCGGGCAGACGTTGCGCCTGGCCTTCATCGCGACCCAGACGCCGCCAGCGGATCGGGAGAGTGTCTGGTGGCTGAATGTGCTGGAGATCCCGCCGGAGTCGGATAAGGGCGGTAATGAGTTGCAGCTCCAGCTTGCCTTTCGTTCCCGTATCAAGCTGTTTTACCGCCCGGCAGGGTTGAATGCCGAGCAGGCTAACAAGGCGGTGCGGCAACTACGCTGGCGTAGCGCGGGGAACACGCTGACGCTGCACAATCCCACCCCCTATTTTGTCTCACTGACCCGGGTTTCGATCAGTGGAGGCCCAAAGAGCCTAACGTTGGAAGCGGATATGGTGTCGCCCTATGGCGAGTTCTCCCTTGACCTACCCGCCGGGCGTACGCTCAACGGCCAGGAGAAGGTGGTAGTGGGTTACGTGAACGACTACGGGGCTTTCAATAGTCAACCGATCCAACATCAGTAG
- the pncA gene encoding bifunctional nicotinamidase/pyrazinamidase, protein MSAALLLIDLQNDFCPQGALAVPRGDEVIPVALQAVELAQRDGVPVIATQDWHPADHGSFASQSGGQIGALGKLNGLPQVWWPDHCIQNTIGAAFHPMLRDTAFDFVVHKGSDATIDSYSAFFDNGQRAATALHGWLQQHGITHLWLLGLATDYCVKFSVLDALRLGYAVTVIQDGCRGVDLAPGDSERALAEMQAAGATLSTLSEIDSLR, encoded by the coding sequence ATGTCCGCCGCACTTTTGCTGATCGATCTACAGAATGATTTTTGTCCCCAGGGCGCCCTGGCGGTGCCTCGGGGCGATGAGGTCATCCCCGTGGCCCTACAGGCCGTCGAGCTAGCACAGCGGGACGGCGTCCCGGTGATCGCGACCCAGGATTGGCACCCCGCCGATCACGGTAGCTTCGCCAGCCAAAGCGGCGGCCAGATCGGTGCCCTGGGCAAGCTGAACGGCCTGCCGCAAGTGTGGTGGCCGGATCACTGCATACAGAACACCATCGGCGCCGCCTTCCACCCCATGCTGCGCGATACCGCCTTCGACTTCGTGGTGCACAAGGGTAGCGATGCGACGATCGATAGCTATAGCGCCTTCTTCGACAACGGCCAACGCGCCGCCACGGCGCTGCATGGCTGGCTGCAACAGCACGGCATCACCCATCTGTGGCTACTGGGACTGGCGACGGACTACTGTGTGAAGTTTTCGGTCTTAGACGCCCTGCGTCTGGGCTATGCCGTCACGGTGATCCAAGACGGGTGTCGCGGGGTCGATCTCGCGCCGGGCGATAGCGAACGAGCCTTGGCAGAGATGCAGGCCGCCGGCGCGACGCTGAGCACGTTAAGCGAGATCGACAGCCTGCGTTGA
- the ansA gene encoding asparaginase produces MQKKSIYVAYTGGTIGMQRSEHGYIPVSGHLQRQLAQMPEFHRPEMPDFTIHEYHPLIDSSDTTPADWQHIADDIQANYAHYDGFVILHGTDTMAFTASALSFMFQHLAKPVIVTGSQIPLAELRSDGQTNLLNALYLAANYPINEVSLFFNNKLFRGNRTTKAHADGFDAFASPNYPMLLEAGINIRRVAPLVTPLHQAPFQVHPITPQPIGVVTLYPGISADVVRNFLRQPVRALILRSYGVGNAPQNPELLDELQRAAQRGIVVVNLTQCFSGRVNMEGYATGNALAHAGVISGFDMTVEAALTKLHYLLSQTLTADEIRHLMQQDLRGELSENP; encoded by the coding sequence ATGCAAAAAAAATCTATCTATGTAGCCTACACCGGCGGCACCATTGGCATGCAACGCTCCGAACATGGCTATATTCCGGTCTCCGGCCACCTCCAACGCCAGCTGGCGCAGATGCCCGAGTTCCATCGTCCGGAGATGCCGGACTTCACCATCCATGAATACCACCCGCTGATCGACTCATCGGATACCACCCCCGCCGACTGGCAGCATATCGCCGACGACATTCAGGCCAACTACGCGCACTATGATGGCTTCGTCATTCTGCACGGCACCGACACCATGGCCTTCACCGCCTCGGCGCTGTCGTTCATGTTCCAGCATCTCGCCAAACCGGTGATCGTCACCGGCTCGCAGATCCCATTGGCCGAGCTGCGCTCCGATGGCCAGACCAACCTGCTGAATGCCCTGTACCTGGCGGCCAACTACCCGATCAATGAGGTGTCGCTGTTCTTTAATAACAAGCTGTTTCGCGGCAACCGTACCACCAAGGCGCACGCCGATGGCTTCGATGCCTTCGCCTCACCGAACTATCCGATGCTGCTGGAGGCCGGGATCAATATTCGCCGCGTCGCCCCGTTGGTCACCCCGCTGCACCAGGCGCCATTCCAGGTTCATCCCATCACGCCACAGCCCATCGGGGTGGTCACCCTCTATCCCGGCATCTCCGCCGACGTGGTGCGTAACTTCCTGCGCCAACCGGTACGGGCGCTGATCCTACGCTCCTACGGCGTGGGTAATGCCCCGCAAAACCCGGAGCTGCTCGACGAGCTGCAACGGGCCGCCCAGCGCGGCATCGTGGTGGTCAACCTGACGCAATGTTTCTCCGGACGGGTGAACATGGAGGGATATGCCACCGGAAACGCCTTGGCGCATGCTGGCGTGATCAGTGGTTTCGACATGACGGTTGAGGCGGCACTGACTAAACTGCATTATCTATTAAGCCAAACACTCACCGCCGATGAGATCCGTCATCTGATGCAACAGGATCTACGCGGTGAGCTGAGCGAGAATCCCTAG
- the msrB gene encoding peptide-methionine (R)-S-oxide reductase MsrB — MAKENHSLSPPQLTEMQRYVTHERGTEPPFSGKLLYNQQEGVYHCLCCNSPLFYSDSKYESGCGWPSFFRPYQPDAIRYLDDNSHHMRRTEIRCAHCDAHLGHLFPDGPAPTGERYCVNSAALHFHAADDGSWTAG; from the coding sequence ATGGCTAAAGAGAACCACTCCTTGTCCCCACCTCAATTAACCGAGATGCAACGCTATGTGACTCATGAGCGTGGCACCGAACCGCCCTTCAGCGGCAAGCTGCTCTACAATCAGCAGGAGGGCGTCTACCACTGCCTGTGTTGCAACAGCCCCTTATTCTACTCCGACAGCAAATATGAGTCGGGGTGCGGCTGGCCGAGCTTCTTTCGCCCCTACCAGCCCGATGCCATCCGTTATCTGGATGACAATTCGCATCACATGCGGCGCACCGAGATCCGCTGCGCACACTGCGATGCGCACTTAGGCCACCTGTTTCCCGATGGCCCGGCGCCGACGGGCGAGCGTTATTGCGTCAACTCTGCCGCGTTGCACTTCCACGCTGCCGATGATGGCAGTTGGACTGCGGGTTAG
- the gapA gene encoding glyceraldehyde-3-phosphate dehydrogenase gives MTIKVGINGFGRIGRIVFRAAQERSDIEIVGINDLLDANYMAYMLKYDSTHGRFNGTVEVKDGHLIVNGKKIRVTAERDPANLKWDEIGVDVVAEATGLFLTDETARKHIAAGAKKVVMTGPSKDATPMFVMGVNHKNYAGQEIVSNASCTTNCLAPLAKVLNDNFGIVEALMTTVHATTATQKTVDGPSMKDWRGGRGASQNIIPSSTGAAKAVGKVIPELNGKLTGMAFRVPTPNVSVVDLTARLAKPATYQQICDVMKAASEGEMKGVLGYTDEAVVSTDFNGEVCTSVFDADAGISLNDNFVKLVSWYDNETGYSNKVLDLIAHISK, from the coding sequence ATGACTATCAAAGTAGGTATCAACGGTTTTGGCCGTATCGGCCGTATTGTTTTCCGTGCTGCTCAGGAACGTTCTGACATCGAAATCGTTGGCATCAACGATCTGCTGGATGCCAACTACATGGCATACATGCTGAAGTACGACTCTACTCACGGTCGTTTCAACGGCACTGTTGAAGTGAAAGATGGCCACCTGATCGTTAACGGTAAAAAAATCCGTGTTACCGCTGAAAGAGATCCGGCTAACCTGAAGTGGGACGAAATCGGTGTTGACGTAGTTGCCGAAGCAACCGGTCTGTTCCTGACCGACGAAACCGCACGTAAGCACATCGCTGCCGGCGCCAAGAAAGTCGTCATGACTGGCCCGTCCAAAGATGCTACCCCGATGTTCGTTATGGGCGTAAACCACAAGAACTACGCTGGCCAGGAGATCGTTTCTAACGCTTCCTGCACCACCAACTGCCTGGCACCGCTGGCTAAAGTCCTGAACGACAACTTCGGCATCGTTGAAGCACTGATGACCACCGTTCACGCTACCACCGCTACCCAGAAAACCGTTGATGGCCCGTCCATGAAAGATTGGCGCGGCGGCCGTGGCGCTAGCCAGAACATCATCCCGTCCTCTACCGGTGCTGCCAAGGCTGTTGGCAAGGTTATCCCGGAACTGAACGGCAAACTGACCGGTATGGCTTTCCGCGTTCCGACCCCGAACGTTTCCGTTGTTGACCTGACTGCACGCCTGGCCAAGCCGGCTACCTATCAGCAGATCTGTGACGTGATGAAGGCCGCTTCTGAAGGCGAAATGAAAGGCGTTCTGGGCTACACCGACGAAGCCGTCGTTTCTACCGACTTCAACGGCGAAGTTTGCACCTCTGTGTTTGATGCCGACGCCGGTATCTCCCTGAACGACAACTTCGTGAAACTGGTTTCTTGGTATGACAACGAAACTGGTTACTCCAACAAGGTTCTGGATCTGATCGCGCACATCTCCAAATAA
- a CDS encoding fimbria/pilus outer membrane usher protein, with protein MHKAKVLAYWLWPWATGCLLPLVSLGVAHAEVAEWARARAQTLPAEEAPPMALASARSSASLFSAGGESGLALAANPAESGASRASASAAGGESGLALAANPAKSGASRASASAADGESGLALAANPAESGASRASASAADGESGLALAANSAESGASRASTSAAGGESGLALAANPAESGASRASASAADGDSGTALAANPAGRRGHLAFNTAFLQYYAGNADLSQFDQESGLMPGEWLADIYLNDEQVGRESVILRRGEEGGEVNICLSPALLRKLNLTDEAIDADALAEADCTPVSLAIPAATAEFDAGRQRLTLHIAQKYVQHSARGYVPPALWQDGSTAAFLGYAFNSYYAHNNGMSYNSQYLGINSGFNIAGWYLRHNGSLNRQSGSGSEYQSLNTWLQHDIGALGGRLLVGEGYTSGRLFDTLGYTGVSLVSDEQMLPASRRDYAPEIRGIARGNARVTVRQNGNLIYETSVPAGEFVIDDLYPMGYGGDLEVTVREADGRESTSLVPYAAVAELLRPGAFRYELVAGRYRTAQKHSDQPLYLLTWQQGISNLLTLYGGTQLSEGYRAFLGGGALSTPIGAWAFDVTHSDAHTGSQELTGQSYRVTYNKFLRQTGSYIALAAYRFSTQNYLDFDQAMDYRDWYGGVGIDPVYLWREKSRFSLSLSQDLPTGWGQLSASALARHWWHRTGADLQYQLGWSSGWRRVNWSLSASRSRMMNGLQDSNLYLSFSVALGDQHPLSLSSGFSRDGEGHYGEQLSLAGSLGERQQMSWNVGVDHNDYSGTTGSLNGQYTAPWTSLSANASIGSETRTVSAGLNGALVAHPRGVTFTPYSSDGYIVASAPGAAGAEVTSYPGLQLDYWGNAAIPLSSVYQRNLVTLDPTRVENVEMDSTMQSVVPRAGAVVLADFATRHGYALLLLPSSAEQGLPFGSTITDEAGNNMGIVGQGGLLYARVTETQGQLLATWSEEGKARTCVLPYRIEDLESSTPQRQHYRCERSQ; from the coding sequence ATGCACAAGGCAAAAGTATTAGCTTATTGGCTATGGCCATGGGCGACGGGCTGCCTGTTGCCGTTAGTCAGCCTCGGTGTTGCTCACGCAGAGGTCGCGGAGTGGGCCCGCGCTCGGGCTCAGACGTTGCCTGCGGAAGAGGCGCCACCGATGGCCTTGGCGTCTGCCCGCTCATCCGCGTCATTATTCTCGGCGGGCGGCGAGAGTGGCCTGGCGCTGGCGGCCAACCCGGCAGAGTCTGGGGCGTCGCGTGCCTCCGCCTCGGCGGCGGGCGGCGAGAGTGGCCTGGCGCTGGCGGCCAACCCGGCGAAATCTGGGGCGTCGCGTGCCTCCGCCTCGGCGGCTGACGGCGAGAGTGGCCTGGCGCTGGCGGCCAACCCGGCGGAATCTGGGGCGTCGCGAGCCTCCGCCTCGGCGGCTGATGGCGAGAGTGGCCTGGCGCTGGCGGCCAACTCGGCGGAATCTGGGGCGTCGCGTGCCTCCACCTCGGCGGCGGGCGGCGAGAGTGGCCTGGCGCTGGCGGCCAATCCGGCGGAATCTGGGGCGTCGCGAGCCTCCGCCTCGGCGGCTGACGGCGATAGCGGCACGGCGTTGGCCGCCAATCCGGCTGGCCGCCGGGGGCATCTGGCCTTTAATACGGCCTTTCTTCAGTACTATGCCGGTAACGCCGATCTCAGCCAGTTCGATCAAGAGAGTGGGCTGATGCCAGGCGAATGGCTGGCGGATATTTACCTCAACGATGAGCAGGTGGGGCGCGAGAGCGTCATCCTGCGCCGTGGGGAGGAGGGGGGTGAGGTTAACATCTGCCTTAGCCCGGCGCTGCTGCGTAAACTCAACCTGACCGACGAGGCGATCGACGCCGACGCGTTGGCCGAGGCGGACTGCACCCCCGTAAGTTTAGCCATCCCGGCGGCGACGGCGGAATTCGATGCCGGCCGCCAACGCCTCACCCTCCATATTGCCCAGAAGTATGTGCAACACAGCGCCCGAGGCTATGTCCCGCCCGCGTTGTGGCAGGATGGCAGCACCGCCGCCTTCTTGGGTTACGCGTTCAATAGCTACTACGCCCATAACAATGGGATGAGCTACAACTCGCAGTATCTAGGCATCAACAGCGGCTTCAACATTGCCGGTTGGTATTTGCGTCACAACGGTTCGCTGAATCGCCAGTCGGGCAGCGGTAGCGAGTATCAGAGCCTGAATACTTGGCTCCAGCACGACATCGGCGCCCTGGGGGGGCGGCTGCTCGTCGGCGAAGGTTACACCTCGGGGCGGCTCTTCGACACCCTCGGCTACACCGGGGTGTCGTTGGTCAGCGATGAGCAGATGTTGCCCGCCTCGCGCCGCGACTATGCGCCGGAGATCCGGGGCATTGCGCGCGGTAATGCGCGCGTGACGGTGCGCCAGAACGGTAACCTGATCTATGAAACCAGCGTCCCGGCGGGCGAGTTCGTCATCGACGATCTCTACCCGATGGGCTACGGCGGCGATCTGGAGGTGACGGTGCGCGAGGCCGATGGGCGCGAGAGCACCAGCCTGGTGCCGTATGCGGCGGTAGCCGAGTTGCTCCGTCCCGGCGCCTTCCGTTACGAGCTGGTGGCGGGCCGCTACCGCACCGCGCAGAAACACAGCGATCAGCCCCTCTACCTGCTTACCTGGCAGCAGGGGATTAGCAACCTGCTGACGCTGTACGGCGGTACGCAACTGAGCGAGGGGTATCGCGCCTTCCTCGGCGGAGGCGCGCTCTCCACGCCGATCGGGGCTTGGGCGTTCGACGTTACCCACTCGGATGCGCATACCGGCAGCCAGGAGCTGACCGGGCAAAGTTACCGTGTCACTTATAATAAGTTTCTGCGCCAAACCGGGAGTTACATCGCCTTGGCGGCCTACCGCTTCTCTACCCAGAACTACCTGGACTTCGATCAGGCGATGGATTATCGCGATTGGTATGGTGGCGTGGGCATCGATCCCGTCTATCTCTGGCGCGAAAAGAGTCGCTTTAGCCTCTCGCTGAGCCAAGATCTGCCGACGGGCTGGGGGCAACTCTCCGCCAGCGCCTTGGCGCGCCACTGGTGGCACCGCACCGGGGCCGATCTCCAGTATCAGCTCGGTTGGTCGAGCGGCTGGCGGCGAGTCAATTGGTCGCTCAGCGCCTCGCGCAGTCGGATGATGAATGGCTTACAAGATAGCAATCTCTATCTCTCTTTCAGCGTGGCCCTCGGCGATCAGCACCCGTTAAGCCTGAGCAGTGGTTTCTCACGCGATGGCGAGGGGCATTACGGCGAGCAGCTGTCGTTAGCGGGCTCGTTGGGCGAGCGCCAGCAGATGAGCTGGAACGTCGGCGTGGATCATAACGACTACAGCGGCACCACGGGCAGTCTCAACGGCCAGTACACCGCCCCCTGGACCAGCCTGTCGGCTAACGCCAGCATTGGCAGCGAGACCCGCACCGTATCCGCCGGGCTCAACGGGGCGTTGGTGGCTCATCCGCGAGGGGTGACCTTTACCCCTTATAGCAGCGACGGCTATATCGTGGCGTCGGCACCGGGGGCGGCAGGCGCCGAGGTGACCAGCTATCCAGGGTTACAACTGGATTATTGGGGCAATGCGGCGATCCCGCTCTCCTCGGTCTATCAACGCAACCTGGTCACCCTCGACCCGACCCGAGTGGAGAATGTGGAAATGGATTCGACCATGCAGAGTGTGGTGCCACGTGCCGGCGCGGTGGTACTGGCCGACTTTGCCACCCGGCATGGCTATGCGTTGCTACTGCTGCCCTCATCGGCGGAGCAGGGGTTGCCCTTCGGCAGTACCATCACCGATGAGGCGGGCAATAACATGGGGATCGTTGGGCAGGGTGGCTTGTTATATGCCCGTGTCACCGAGACTCAGGGGCAGTTATTGGCGACCTGGAGCGAGGAGGGCAAGGCGCGTACCTGCGTGCTGCCTTACCGGATCGAGGATCTTGAGTCGAGTACGCCGCAACGTCAGCATTACCGCTGTGAGAGGTCACAATGA
- the arsC gene encoding glutaredoxin-dependent arsenate reductase has protein sequence MNTITIYHNPACGTSRNTLAMIRNSGVEPTIIHYLETPPSRAELLGLIAALGISVRALLRQNVEPYETLGLADERLSDAQLIDAMLSHPILINRPIVVTPLGARLCRPSERVLEILPTAQQGAFNKEDGEPVVDETRKRR, from the coding sequence ATGAATACGATTACGATTTATCACAACCCGGCCTGCGGCACCTCGCGCAACACCTTAGCGATGATCCGCAACAGTGGCGTGGAACCGACCATCATCCACTACCTGGAGACGCCGCCGTCGCGCGCGGAGTTGCTCGGCTTGATCGCCGCGCTGGGGATCTCGGTACGGGCGTTGCTACGCCAGAATGTCGAGCCCTACGAGACCTTAGGCTTGGCGGACGAACGACTGAGCGACGCGCAACTGATCGACGCGATGTTAAGCCATCCCATCCTGATTAACCGGCCGATCGTGGTGACCCCGCTGGGGGCGCGTCTGTGTCGCCCCTCGGAGCGTGTGTTGGAGATTTTGCCCACGGCGCAGCAGGGGGCGTTTAATAAAGAGGATGGCGAGCCGGTGGTGGATGAAACAAGGAAACGGCGCTAA
- a CDS encoding YeaC family protein, whose product MDIERLLSIMNDDVYQRLLSAVELGRWPEGSRLSEAQRAQAMQIVMLYQSRHNHQAEHLTVNTRGEIEMKSKQALKAQFASPEADLAIRRIE is encoded by the coding sequence ATGGATATTGAGCGCTTGCTCTCAATAATGAACGATGATGTCTATCAGCGCTTGCTGAGCGCGGTGGAATTAGGGCGTTGGCCTGAGGGGAGTCGCCTGAGTGAGGCGCAGCGTGCACAGGCGATGCAGATCGTGATGCTTTATCAGTCGCGGCATAATCACCAGGCGGAGCATCTGACGGTGAACACCCGGGGCGAGATCGAGATGAAGAGTAAGCAGGCGCTCAAGGCGCAGTTCGCCTCGCCTGAGGCCGACTTGGCGATACGTCGCATCGAGTAA
- a CDS encoding fimbrial protein produces the protein MRRQRIPRLALWARLLLVLVLLGLAPALRASCYGGGYHRVVPLGWGDYSIGEDAPIGTVFYRQLVHGDLPYSISCNTDSVHSGRMQVNFRVDEKNWSVNGEFIASPVAGVGVRFRTMRGDIFGSLSNHYTITYPRDNPSTIGPEETSFIVEFIKTGPVPVGGSFSGSNLPMVIIEAATGGADDWSPVTEIEFIGDMRLMIHAGTCQVANDRYTYTFPKQLGADFPALGATSEWLAAPVTLHRCSAFTRSHRNNGDYAESTASDPNAILAEVRDVHTTPSRVKLTLSPQTAVLDSNNGVIAIEQGEDAAIGLAIQLGWNNGSGSYQPLALANGVAELVAEPSPPVGAYDSTDFVYRLAARLIRTGAALKGGKIRAQLTYTVTYL, from the coding sequence ATGAGACGACAACGCATACCCCGCTTGGCGCTTTGGGCACGCCTGCTGTTGGTGTTGGTGCTCCTGGGCCTGGCGCCAGCGCTTAGGGCGTCTTGCTATGGGGGAGGCTACCATCGCGTGGTGCCGTTAGGCTGGGGAGACTATAGCATCGGGGAGGATGCACCGATCGGCACGGTGTTCTATCGGCAGTTAGTGCATGGCGACTTACCCTATAGCATAAGCTGTAACACCGACAGCGTTCATAGCGGTCGTATGCAAGTTAACTTCCGGGTGGATGAGAAGAACTGGTCCGTCAACGGGGAGTTCATTGCGTCACCCGTCGCAGGGGTAGGCGTCCGCTTCCGCACTATGAGGGGAGATATATTCGGATCGTTGAGCAACCACTATACGATCACCTACCCCAGAGACAATCCGAGCACGATTGGGCCGGAGGAGACGTCGTTCATCGTCGAGTTTATTAAGACTGGCCCGGTTCCCGTGGGGGGAAGCTTCAGTGGTAGTAACCTGCCGATGGTGATCATCGAGGCCGCCACCGGAGGGGCGGATGACTGGAGTCCGGTAACCGAGATCGAGTTTATTGGCGACATGCGCCTGATGATCCACGCCGGGACCTGCCAGGTGGCGAATGACCGCTACACCTATACCTTTCCCAAGCAATTAGGGGCCGACTTCCCGGCGCTCGGCGCGACCAGCGAGTGGCTGGCGGCACCGGTGACGCTGCATCGATGCAGCGCCTTCACCCGTAGCCACCGTAATAATGGCGACTATGCCGAATCGACGGCGTCAGATCCTAACGCGATACTCGCCGAGGTGAGGGATGTGCACACCACGCCTAGCCGTGTGAAGCTGACTCTGTCGCCACAGACTGCGGTGCTGGATAGCAACAACGGCGTGATCGCTATTGAACAGGGGGAGGATGCTGCCATCGGTCTCGCTATTCAATTAGGGTGGAATAATGGTAGCGGCAGCTATCAGCCTCTGGCGTTAGCTAACGGGGTGGCCGAGTTGGTTGCCGAGCCCTCTCCCCCCGTCGGCGCCTATGACTCCACCGATTTCGTTTATCGCTTGGCTGCCCGCCTGATCCGCACCGGGGCGGCGCTGAAGGGGGGTAAAATCCGCGCCCAATTGACCTACACGGTCACCTATCTTTGA